The following are from one region of the Cottoperca gobio chromosome 13, fCotGob3.1, whole genome shotgun sequence genome:
- the LOC115017999 gene encoding uncharacterized protein LOC115017999 isoform X3, producing the protein MLTINADMCIFLLALCFIHVSSNEEPYFERSCELNSDVCETHTRSAPLGSSVLLPCNFETSNLNWVSWTHSPGVDLLRLTSAGRIKFLDPRHGRVKAFPIQGSQGNYSICIDELNNSDLGCYLCKQGDDCLQVELVVERGALSREMVYICVSVTAFILLSVGGYCCMKCILCCNNLTRDNTNNPEGAGTEGVSSEETGRVPVDQQQRENDDQDQSQLQDDLSRYYGNTVSAVLPDPDMTQPAQSASGIYPNLNQFEGTENLGTKQSFHRELFNRLRQASINRRYYVNRREVSQEQAMSTRAEKHRKGFGKKKAKESEC; encoded by the exons ATGCTGACAATCAATGCTGACATGTGCATTTTCCTTTTAGCCCTGTGCTTTATTCACGTGTCTTCAAATG AAGAGCCATACTTTGAGAGGTCTTGTGAGCTGAATTCAGATGTTTGTGAGACGCACACACGCAGCGCTCCGCTTGGCTCCTCTGTGCTTCTCCCATGCAACTTTGAAACAAGTAACCTCAACTGGGTGTCATGGACCCACTCTCCAGGGGTGGATCTGCTCCGTCTCACATCTGCAGGTCGTATTAAGTTCCTGGACCCCAGACATGGTCGGGTGAAAGCCTTTCCAATCCAGGGCTCACAGGGGAACTACTCCATCTGCATCGATGAGCTTAACAACTCTGACCTGGGGTGTTATCTCTGTAAGCAGGGAGATGACTGCCTTCAAGTAGAGTTGGTTGTTGAAAGAG GTGCTCTGAGCAGAGAGATGGTTTACATCTGTGTCAGCGTGACTGCTTTCATCCTGCTGAGCGTTGGTGGCTACTGCTGCATGAAGTGCATAT tgtgcTGTAATAACTTAACACGGGACAATACAAACAATCCTGAAGGTGCAGGTACTGAGG GTGTTTCATCTGAGGAAACAGGCAGAGTGCCAGTCGATCAACAGCAGAGAG AAAATGATGACCAAGACCAATCTCAGCTGCAGGATGACCTCTCCAGATACTATGGCAATACAGTGTCAGCAGTTCTTCCTGATCCGGATATGACTCAACCCGCTCAAAGCGCCAGTGGGATTTATCCAAACTTGAACCAGTTTGAGGGGACGGAAAATCtgggaacaaaacaaagttttcaTCGAG AACTCTTCAACAGATTAAGGCAAGCAAGTATCAACCGGCGTTATTACG TTAACCGACGTGAAGTCAGCCAGGAACAAGCCATGTCAACTCGGGCGGAGAAGCATCGCAAAG GTTTCGGGAAGAAGAAAGCCAAAGAAAGTGAGTGCTGA
- the LOC115017999 gene encoding uncharacterized protein LOC115017999 isoform X1 translates to MLTINADMCIFLLALCFIHVSSNEEPYFERSCELNSDVCETHTRSAPLGSSVLLPCNFETSNLNWVSWTHSPGVDLLRLTSAGRIKFLDPRHGRVKAFPIQGSQGNYSICIDELNNSDLGCYLCKQGDDCLQVELVVERGALSREMVYICVSVTAFILLSVGGYCCMKCILCCNNLTRDNTNNPEGAGTEGVSSEETGRVPVDQQQRGAGHDNLVYENDDQDQSQLQDDLSRYYGNTVSAVLPDPDMTQPAQSASGIYPNLNQFEGTENLGTKQSFHRELFNRLRQASINRRYYVNRREVSQEQAMSTRAEKHRKGFGKKKAKESEC, encoded by the exons ATGCTGACAATCAATGCTGACATGTGCATTTTCCTTTTAGCCCTGTGCTTTATTCACGTGTCTTCAAATG AAGAGCCATACTTTGAGAGGTCTTGTGAGCTGAATTCAGATGTTTGTGAGACGCACACACGCAGCGCTCCGCTTGGCTCCTCTGTGCTTCTCCCATGCAACTTTGAAACAAGTAACCTCAACTGGGTGTCATGGACCCACTCTCCAGGGGTGGATCTGCTCCGTCTCACATCTGCAGGTCGTATTAAGTTCCTGGACCCCAGACATGGTCGGGTGAAAGCCTTTCCAATCCAGGGCTCACAGGGGAACTACTCCATCTGCATCGATGAGCTTAACAACTCTGACCTGGGGTGTTATCTCTGTAAGCAGGGAGATGACTGCCTTCAAGTAGAGTTGGTTGTTGAAAGAG GTGCTCTGAGCAGAGAGATGGTTTACATCTGTGTCAGCGTGACTGCTTTCATCCTGCTGAGCGTTGGTGGCTACTGCTGCATGAAGTGCATAT tgtgcTGTAATAACTTAACACGGGACAATACAAACAATCCTGAAGGTGCAGGTACTGAGG GTGTTTCATCTGAGGAAACAGGCAGAGTGCCAGTCGATCAACAGCAGAGAG GAGCGGGCCATGATAATCTTGTTTATG AAAATGATGACCAAGACCAATCTCAGCTGCAGGATGACCTCTCCAGATACTATGGCAATACAGTGTCAGCAGTTCTTCCTGATCCGGATATGACTCAACCCGCTCAAAGCGCCAGTGGGATTTATCCAAACTTGAACCAGTTTGAGGGGACGGAAAATCtgggaacaaaacaaagttttcaTCGAG AACTCTTCAACAGATTAAGGCAAGCAAGTATCAACCGGCGTTATTACG TTAACCGACGTGAAGTCAGCCAGGAACAAGCCATGTCAACTCGGGCGGAGAAGCATCGCAAAG GTTTCGGGAAGAAGAAAGCCAAAGAAAGTGAGTGCTGA
- the LOC115017999 gene encoding uncharacterized protein LOC115017999 isoform X2, with protein sequence MCIFLLALCFIHVSSNEPYFERSCELNSDVCETHTRSAPLGSSVLLPCNFETSNLNWVSWTHSPGVDLLRLTSAGRIKFLDPRHGRVKAFPIQGSQGNYSICIDELNNSDLGCYLCKQGDDCLQVELVVERGALSREMVYICVSVTAFILLSVGGYCCMKCILCCNNLTRDNTNNPEGAGTEGVSSEETGRVPVDQQQRGAGHDNLVYENDDQDQSQLQDDLSRYYGNTVSAVLPDPDMTQPAQSASGIYPNLNQFEGTENLGTKQSFHRELFNRLRQASINRRYYVNRREVSQEQAMSTRAEKHRKGFGKKKAKESEC encoded by the exons ATGTGCATTTTCCTTTTAGCCCTGTGCTTTATTCACGTGTCTTCAAATG AGCCATACTTTGAGAGGTCTTGTGAGCTGAATTCAGATGTTTGTGAGACGCACACACGCAGCGCTCCGCTTGGCTCCTCTGTGCTTCTCCCATGCAACTTTGAAACAAGTAACCTCAACTGGGTGTCATGGACCCACTCTCCAGGGGTGGATCTGCTCCGTCTCACATCTGCAGGTCGTATTAAGTTCCTGGACCCCAGACATGGTCGGGTGAAAGCCTTTCCAATCCAGGGCTCACAGGGGAACTACTCCATCTGCATCGATGAGCTTAACAACTCTGACCTGGGGTGTTATCTCTGTAAGCAGGGAGATGACTGCCTTCAAGTAGAGTTGGTTGTTGAAAGAG GTGCTCTGAGCAGAGAGATGGTTTACATCTGTGTCAGCGTGACTGCTTTCATCCTGCTGAGCGTTGGTGGCTACTGCTGCATGAAGTGCATAT tgtgcTGTAATAACTTAACACGGGACAATACAAACAATCCTGAAGGTGCAGGTACTGAGG GTGTTTCATCTGAGGAAACAGGCAGAGTGCCAGTCGATCAACAGCAGAGAG GAGCGGGCCATGATAATCTTGTTTATG AAAATGATGACCAAGACCAATCTCAGCTGCAGGATGACCTCTCCAGATACTATGGCAATACAGTGTCAGCAGTTCTTCCTGATCCGGATATGACTCAACCCGCTCAAAGCGCCAGTGGGATTTATCCAAACTTGAACCAGTTTGAGGGGACGGAAAATCtgggaacaaaacaaagttttcaTCGAG AACTCTTCAACAGATTAAGGCAAGCAAGTATCAACCGGCGTTATTACG TTAACCGACGTGAAGTCAGCCAGGAACAAGCCATGTCAACTCGGGCGGAGAAGCATCGCAAAG GTTTCGGGAAGAAGAAAGCCAAAGAAAGTGAGTGCTGA
- the LOC115018043 gene encoding zona pellucida sperm-binding protein 4-like isoform X2 → MSFHSTDFLSVTFILSSLLLLKCEAHSSSKQFQATVSNTVDNDTHICHDGFMSVYISKMQFANLPFSIYVQDEHGGYYQAIAIAKQCHYFLGEDDRFIILTVAPDGCFVRRQKHVTNLIVCIAALADGGRVEIVKRIPLICKRKMKEVNTIDYPLVSRHSLCNKDGFNITVAQNATVPPLNLDAIWIPSSKSHNCKPKKTKDAVTFSFPFTDCGTQSMIVDGIITYWVNIEVKQYLQKGSIFHDTPFLRTVHCSFALAQITRLGIEVQGETSKYLSTLKNEGILRTEIRFAKDSNYKSFHSSRDSPTVTELGQPVYVEVFVLKHEAKGLVLLLGDCWATPTKNPHDPQRWTLLVKGCPFSGDGHRTVVLPVVPSEALKYPSLHKWFVVKMFSFVEPQTFQNLVYFHCETEICKGPDCLQSCRRSKVRRFTQGPGQRILYNVVSGGPLLYLL, encoded by the exons ATGAGCTTCCACAGTACAGACTTCCTTTCggtgacatttattttatcatcgCTGCTACTGTTGAAATGTGAAGCGCATTCTTCTTCAAAACAATTTCAAGCAACAGTTTCTAACACTGTGgataatgacacacacatttgccACGATGGCTTCATGTCTGTTTACATATCAAAGATGCAATTTGCTAATCTTCCTTTCAGCATTTATGTTCAAG atgaacacGGTGGATATTACCAAGCCATCGCTATAGCAAAACAGTGCCACTACTTCCTTGGAGAAGATGATCGCTTTATTATCTTAACAGTTGCTCCCGATGGATGTTTTGTAAGAAGACAA AAACATGTCACAAATCTGATCGTTTGCATCGCGGCACTCGCAGACGGGGGAAGAGTTGAAATTGTCAAGCGAATACCTCTCATCTGCAAAAGGAAAATGAAAG AGGTGAACACAATTGATTATCCACTGGTATCGAGACACTCTCTCTGCAACAAGGACGGGTTTAACATCACCGTCGCTCAGAATGCCACAGTCCCACCTCTGAACCTGGACGCCATCTGGATCCCTTCTAGCAAAAGCCACAATTGTAAACCCAAAAAGACCAAAGATGCTGTCACTTTCAGCTTTCCATTCACTGATTGTGGCACTCAGTCTATG ATAGTAGATGGGATTATAACCTACTGGGTCAACATTGAGGTGAAACAGTATCTGCAGAAAGGCTCTATATTTCATGACACTCCTTTCCT TCGTACTGTGCATTGTAGCTTTGCACTGGCCCAAATTACTCGGCTGGGTATCGAGGTTCAGGGAGAAACATCCAAGTACCTGTCAACACTGAAGAATGAGGGGATACTGAGGACTGAAATTAGGTTTGCCAAAG ATTCCAATTACAAGTCTTTCCATTCCTCTCGAGACTCTCCAACAGTAACTGAGCTCGGCCAGCCTGTGTATGTGGAAGTGTTTGTTCTCAAACATGAGGCCAAGGGcttagtgctgctgctgggtgACTGCTGGGCAACACCGACTAAAAACCCACATGACCCACAGAGATGGACCCTGCTCGTTAAAGG ATGTCCTTTCAGTGGTGATGGCCACAGAACTGTTGTGTTGCCAGTTGTCCCCAGTGAGGCCCTGAAATATCCCTCTCTTCATAAATGGTTTGTGGTCAAGATGTTCTCATTCGTGGAGccacaaacatttcaaaatctG GTATATTTCCACTGTGAAACTGAGATCTGTAAAGGACCAGATTGCTTACAGTCCTGCA GAAGGAGTAAAGTAAGACGATTCACACAAGGGCCAGGACAGAGGATTCTTTACAATGTAGTCTCTGGTGGACCTCTTCTTTATCTACTGTAA
- the LOC115018043 gene encoding zona pellucida sperm-binding protein 4-like isoform X1, which produces MSFHSTDFLSVTFILSSLLLLKCEAHSSSKQFQATVSNTVDNDTHICHDGFMSVYISKMQFANLPFSIYVQDEHGGYYQAIAIAKQCHYFLGEDDRFIILTVAPDGCFVRRQVSLKKHVTNLIVCIAALADGGRVEIVKRIPLICKRKMKEVNTIDYPLVSRHSLCNKDGFNITVAQNATVPPLNLDAIWIPSSKSHNCKPKKTKDAVTFSFPFTDCGTQSMIVDGIITYWVNIEVKQYLQKGSIFHDTPFLRTVHCSFALAQITRLGIEVQGETSKYLSTLKNEGILRTEIRFAKDSNYKSFHSSRDSPTVTELGQPVYVEVFVLKHEAKGLVLLLGDCWATPTKNPHDPQRWTLLVKGCPFSGDGHRTVVLPVVPSEALKYPSLHKWFVVKMFSFVEPQTFQNLVYFHCETEICKGPDCLQSCRRSKVRRFTQGPGQRILYNVVSGGPLLYLL; this is translated from the exons ATGAGCTTCCACAGTACAGACTTCCTTTCggtgacatttattttatcatcgCTGCTACTGTTGAAATGTGAAGCGCATTCTTCTTCAAAACAATTTCAAGCAACAGTTTCTAACACTGTGgataatgacacacacatttgccACGATGGCTTCATGTCTGTTTACATATCAAAGATGCAATTTGCTAATCTTCCTTTCAGCATTTATGTTCAAG atgaacacGGTGGATATTACCAAGCCATCGCTATAGCAAAACAGTGCCACTACTTCCTTGGAGAAGATGATCGCTTTATTATCTTAACAGTTGCTCCCGATGGATGTTTTGTAAGAAGACAAGTAAGCTTAAAG AAACATGTCACAAATCTGATCGTTTGCATCGCGGCACTCGCAGACGGGGGAAGAGTTGAAATTGTCAAGCGAATACCTCTCATCTGCAAAAGGAAAATGAAAG AGGTGAACACAATTGATTATCCACTGGTATCGAGACACTCTCTCTGCAACAAGGACGGGTTTAACATCACCGTCGCTCAGAATGCCACAGTCCCACCTCTGAACCTGGACGCCATCTGGATCCCTTCTAGCAAAAGCCACAATTGTAAACCCAAAAAGACCAAAGATGCTGTCACTTTCAGCTTTCCATTCACTGATTGTGGCACTCAGTCTATG ATAGTAGATGGGATTATAACCTACTGGGTCAACATTGAGGTGAAACAGTATCTGCAGAAAGGCTCTATATTTCATGACACTCCTTTCCT TCGTACTGTGCATTGTAGCTTTGCACTGGCCCAAATTACTCGGCTGGGTATCGAGGTTCAGGGAGAAACATCCAAGTACCTGTCAACACTGAAGAATGAGGGGATACTGAGGACTGAAATTAGGTTTGCCAAAG ATTCCAATTACAAGTCTTTCCATTCCTCTCGAGACTCTCCAACAGTAACTGAGCTCGGCCAGCCTGTGTATGTGGAAGTGTTTGTTCTCAAACATGAGGCCAAGGGcttagtgctgctgctgggtgACTGCTGGGCAACACCGACTAAAAACCCACATGACCCACAGAGATGGACCCTGCTCGTTAAAGG ATGTCCTTTCAGTGGTGATGGCCACAGAACTGTTGTGTTGCCAGTTGTCCCCAGTGAGGCCCTGAAATATCCCTCTCTTCATAAATGGTTTGTGGTCAAGATGTTCTCATTCGTGGAGccacaaacatttcaaaatctG GTATATTTCCACTGTGAAACTGAGATCTGTAAAGGACCAGATTGCTTACAGTCCTGCA GAAGGAGTAAAGTAAGACGATTCACACAAGGGCCAGGACAGAGGATTCTTTACAATGTAGTCTCTGGTGGACCTCTTCTTTATCTACTGTAA
- the dhx40 gene encoding probable ATP-dependent RNA helicase DHX40, with translation MSKSTRLDSKENESKKLPIYLHKATLIQAVTDNTFLVVTGETGSGKTTQLPKYLYQAGFCKDGKIGITQPRRVAAITVAQRVAQEMQCTLGKEVGYQVRFDDCTSQSTVVKYMTDGCLLREILADAVLPQYSVVILDEVHERSLNTDILLGLLKKRFSNPAKATKGRSFPLKVVVMSATLETDKLSAFLGDCPVFVIPGRTFPVTCAFGFAVGPKDLESTGYIKEVVKVALEVHTSEMAGDILVFLTGQSEIERACDLLYEKAESIDYRYDVQDQTMEGLLILPLYGSMPTDQQKQIFQPPPAGIRKCVVATNIAATSLTIDGVKYIIDSGFVKQLNHNSRVGMDILEVVPISKSEAQQRAGRAGRTSAGKCFRIYTKEFWEKSMPEYTVPEIQRTSLTAVILTLKCLGVHDVIRFPYPDCPEERFILEALKQLYQFDAIDRRGRVTKLGELMVEFPLHPGLTRALLKAASLGCQDLLLPVAAMLSVENIFIRPGHPEKQKEADQNHRALAAKSGSMNDFATLLSVFQSCKSSDRPSAWCKDNWIHWRALKSAFSVETQLREILLRLQQKRDFPVETFEGNKSELFRRCLCTGYFTNVARRSVGKVFCTMDGHGSMVHVHPSSSLFDQEDKLNWILFHDVLVTSRVYVRTACPIRYEWVKDLLPKLHEVDVYELSSVAREEVTDEEMMKWEAREAAKRQQEISTEEVMKKVEKRNNDTTVGDARARYLQRKQQRQQNKAL, from the exons ATGTCCAAATCAACGAGATTGGattcaaaagaaaatgagtCAAAAAAACTGCCCATCTATCTGCACAAAGCCACACTGATTCAGGCGGTCACAGACAACACTTTTCTGGTTGTCACCGGTGAGACTGGCAGCGGGAAAACCACACAACTTCCAAAGTACCTGTATCAAGCAG GTTTTTGTAAAGATGGCAAAATTGGCATCACCCAGCCTCGCAGAGTGGCTGCCATCACAGTGGCCCAGAGGGTAGCCCAGGAGATGCAGTGCACTCTGGGTAAAGAGGTTGGCTACCAAGTACGCTTTGATGACTGCACATCACAG AGCACGGTGGTGAAGTACATGACAGACGGCTGTTTGCTCAGAGAGATCCTGGCAGACGCTGTACTTCCTCAGTACAGTGTCGTCATCTTGGATGAAGTCCACGAGCGCAGCCTCAACACA GATATTCTTCTGGGTCTATTGAAGAAAAGGTTCTCCAACCCTGCTAAGGCCACCAAGGGCCGATCTTTCCCTTTGAAGGTGGTGGTGATGTCAGCCACCTTGGAAACTGACAAACTCTCAGCCTTTCTCGGAGACTGCCCCGTCTTTGTAATTCCTGGGAGGACTTTCCCTGTCACCTGCGCATTTGGTTTTGCTGTAGGACCTAAAGACTTAGAGAGCACTGGTTATATAAAAGAG GTCGTCAAAGTGGCGCTTGAAGTGCACACCAGTGAAATGGCTGGGGACATTCTGGTGTTTTTGACAG GTCAGTCAGAGATTGAGCGTGCCTGTGACTTGTTGTATGAAAAAGCTGAGTCTATCGACTACCGCTACGATGTGCAGGATCAAACCATGGAGGGCCTTCTTATTTTGCCCCTTTATGGATCCATGCCCACTG ATCAACAGAAGCAGATCTTTCAGCCTCCACCTGCAGGAATAAGGAAGTGTGTAGTGGCCACTAACATTGCAGCAACATCTCTCACCATCGATGGTGTAAA GTACATCATCGACAGCGGGTTTGTGAAGCAACTCAACCACAACTCAAGGGTGGGCATGGATATCTTGGAGGTGGTGCCTATTTCAAA GAGCGAGGCTCAGCAGAGAGCAGGTCGAGCTGGAAGAACCTCAGCCGGGAAATGCTTTCGAATCTACACCAAGGAATTCTGGGAGAAGAGCATGCCTGAATATACAGTTCCAGAAATCCAGAGGACGAGTCTGACTGCTGTGATACTCACACTCAAGTGCCTGGGCGTTCATGACGTCATTAG GTTTCCTTATCCGGACTGTCCAGAGGAAAGGTTTATTCTCGAGGCATTAAAACAGCTCTACCAATTTGATGCCATCGACAG GAGAGGCAGAGTGACCAAGCTGGGGGAGCTGATGGTGGAGTTCCCCCTGCACCCAGGCCTTACCAGAGCCCTGCTCAAAGCCGCCTCGCTCGGCTGTCAGGACCTGCTGCTCCCTGTGGCCGCCATGCTGTCTGTGGAGAACATTTTCATCAGGCCAG GCCACCCCGAGAAGCAGAAAGAGGCTGATCAAAACCACAGAGCGCTGGCTGCCAAGAGCGGCAGTATGAATGACTTTGCCACTCTCCTCAGTGTGTTTCAGTCATGTAAATCCAG TGACAGACCGTCAGCGTGGTGTAAAGACAATTGGATCCACTGGAGGGCGCTGAAGTCAGCCTTTAGTGTGGAGACTCAGTTGCGAGAGATCCTCCTCCGCCTCCAACAG AAGAGAGATTTCCCTGTAGAAACATTTGAAGGCAATAAAAGTGAACTCTTCAGACGATGCCTGTGCACCGGGTACTTCACCAACGTTGCCAGAAG GTCTGTTGGAAAGGTGTTTTGCACAATGGATGGCCATGGATCCATGGTTCACGTTCATCCATCCTCATCG CTATTTGACCAGGAGGATAAGCTGAACTGGATCCTCTTCCACGATGTGCTGGTGACCTCACGGGTGTATGTGAGGACCGCGTGTCCTATCCGATACGAGTGGGTGAAGGACTTATTACCTAAACTCCATGAGGTGGACGTCTATGAGCTGAGCAGTGTGGCAAGAGAAGAAGTGACTGATGAGGAGATGATGAAATGGGAGGCCAGGGAAGCAGCCAAGAGACAACAAG agaTTTCTACTGAGGAAGTCATGAAGAAGGTGGAGAAGCGAAACAACGACACCACTGTCGGCGACGCTCGTGCTCGCTACCTGCAAAGAAagcaacaaagacaacaaaataAAGCTCTTTGA
- the akt2 gene encoding RAC-beta serine/threonine-protein kinase, with amino-acid sequence MNEVSVVREGWLHKRGEYIKTWRPRYFILKSDGSFIGYKEKPEVSSDHSLPPLNNFSVAECQLMKTERPRPNTFVIRCLQWTSVIERTFHVDSNEEREEWMRSIQAVANSLKSQQQDEEPMEIKFGSPSDGSCTEEMEIAVSKLRTKVNMSDFDYLKLLGKGTFGKVILVKEKATGMYYAMKILRKEVIIAKDEVAHTVTESRVLQNTRHPFLTTLKYAFQTHDRLCFVMEYANGGELFFHLSRDRVFTEDRARFYGAEIVSALEYLHSRNVVYRDLKLENLMLDKDGHIKITDFGLCKEGITDGATMKTFCGTPEYLAPEVLEDNDYGRAVDWWGLGVVMYEMMCGRLPFYNQDHERLFELILMEEIRFPKNLAPEAKALLAGLLKKDPKQRLGGGPDDAKEVMSHKFFTSINWKDVLEKKLIPPFKPQVTSETDTRYFDDEFTAQTITITPPDKYDSLDPEDSDQRTHFPQFSYSASIRE; translated from the exons ATGAATGAAGTCAGTGTTGTGAGAGAGGGATGGCTCCACAAGAGAG gtgaatacattaaaacatgGCGGCCTCGTTACTTCATCTTAAAGAGCGATGGATCCTTCATCGGCTACAAAGAGAAGCCTGAGGTGTCCAGTGACCACAGCCTCCCACCACTCAACAACTTCTCTGTCGCAG AATGCCAGCTGATGAAGACGGAGCGCCCAAGGCCCAACACTTTTGTCATTCGATGCCTGCAATGGACCTCCGTTATTGAGCGCACCTTCCACGTAGACAGCAATGAGGAGAG GGAGGAATGGATGCGATCGATCCAGGCAGTGGCAAATAGCCTGAAGAGTCAGCAGCAGGATGAGGAGCCCATGGAGATTAAATTTGGCTCACCAAGTGACGGCAGCTGcacagaggagatggagattGCTGTGTCCAAATTACGCACAAAAGTG AACATGAGTGATTTTGACTATCTGAAGCTGCTGGGAAAAGGGACATTTGGTAAAGTGATCCTGGTGAAGGAGAAGGCCACAGGGATGTACTACGCCATGAAAATCCTCCGCAAAGAAGTCATCATTGCTAAA GATGAAGTGGCACACACTGTTACAGAAAGCAGAGTTCTTCAAAATACGCGGCATCCCTTTCTAACA ACACTAAAATATGCATTTCAAACGCATGACCGGCTATGCTTTGTGATGGAGTATGCAAATGGCGGAGAA CTCTTCTTTCACTTATCGCGGGACCGAGTGTTCACAGAAGACAGAGCAAGATTCTATGGTGCAGAAATAGTGTCAGCACTGGAGTACCTACACTCACGCAACGTAGTTTACAGGGATTTAAAG CTGGAGAACCTCATGTTAGACAAGGACGGCCACATAAAGATAACCGACTTTGGGCTGTGTAAAGAGGGCATCACAGACGGTGCCACCATGAAAACCTTCTGTGGAACCCCAGAGTACCTGGCACCAGAG GTGCTAGAAGACAACGACTACGGACGAGCGGTGGACTGGTGGGGACTGGGCGTGGTCATGTATGAGATGATGTGTGGTCGGTTGCCCTTCTACAACCAGGATCACGAGCGTCTCTTTGAGCTTATCCTCATGGAGGAGATCCGCTTCCCCAAGAACTTGGCTCCTGAAGCCAAGGCCCTGCTGGCCGGCCTGCTCAAGAAGGATCCCAAACAAAG GCTCGGGGGCGGACCAGACGATGCCAAAGAAGTGATGAGCCACAAGTTCTTCACCTCCATCAACTGGAAGGATGTTCTTGAAAAAAAG cTTATTCCACCATTCAAACCCCAGGTTACATCAGAGACGGACACGCGTTACTTTGATGATGAGTTCACAGCACAAACTATAACAATAACTCCCCCTGACAAGT ATGACAGTTTAGATCCAGAGGATTCAGATCAGCGCACGCACTTCCCTCAGTTCTCCTACTCTGCCAGCATACGGGAATGA